A window of Kribbella sp. NBC_00382 genomic DNA:
ATGAGGGCGAGCACGATCGCCGCCGTACCGAGCAGCGCGCCCGTGACGTCGAGCGGGTCGCGATGCAGGTCAGCCGGTTTGTCGGCGGCGATACCGGTCCGTACGCCGATGATCGCGAGCGCTGCGATCGGTACGTTCACCAGCAGCAGTACCTGCCAGGGCGCGATCGCGAGGACGAAGCCGCCGGTGGTCGGCCCGATCGCGAGCCCGATCATGCCCACGGTCGAGATCAGGTTCAGCGCGCGGAGCCGGAGCCCGTCGTCGCCGAACAGCCGGAAGGCCAGCGCCATCGATCCGGGCGTCGTCATCGCGGCCGCGATTCCCATCGCCACTCGGACGGCGATCAGCTGCTCCGCAGTACTGACGAAGGCGGTCGCCAGACTCGCGAGGCCGAGCAGGACCAGGCCGATCAGCATGATCCGGCGCCGGCCGAGCCGGTCGGCGATCGCGCCGGCCGCGAGCATCAGGCCGCCGAACACCACCGCGTAGGCGCCGGTCGCCCATTGCAGCGCCGTCGTCGAGGCGCGCAACTCGCGGCCGATGGTGGGCAGCGCGACATTCAGGATCGAGTTGTCGAGCATCTCGAAGAGAAACACCGCGGCGAGCCCGGCCAGGGCCACCCAGGCCTCTCGTAGCGATCGAGGCTCGCGGACGACAATGGTGGACTCTTGAGATGACATGCCACTAGGTTATGTCACTAAGTTTAGTTACACAAGAAAGTGAGGATGCATGCCTCGGACCAGTGCGCGCGGCGGCCCCCAGACACGGGCGCGAATCCTGTCGGTCGCGGCCGGCCTTTTCCTCGAGCGCGGGTACGACCAGGTGACGATCGCTGAGATCGCGCGCGAGTCAGGCGTCTCGAGCGTCACGGTCTTCAACCACTTCCCCCGCAAGGAAGACCTCTTCCTGGACCGGGTGGACGACGCCCACGAGTTCCTGCGCTCGGCGGTCCGCGCGCCCGGCGTCGACGTACTGGACTCCCTGCAAGCCCTGACCTCCCAACTGGCCGACGACCACCACCCCTTGTCCGGCCTCAACAAGCGCTCCCTCTCGTTCTTCCGCACGGTGGCCGGCTCCCCCGCCCTGATCGCCCGCGCCCGAGAACTGGCCGCTGACCTCCAGCAAACCCTCACCGAAGAACTGGCCCAGACCTTCAAAGGCGACCCGGCGCTGCTGGCCGCATTCTTCATGGCCGGCTACACCACGGTCCTGCTAGAAACAGCCCGTCAGCGCCTGGCCGAGTCCCCCGGAGCCACCGTGGAAGCCGACCACCGCACTCGCCTGGACCACCTCTTCACAGCCCTCCGACAGGGAGTCGCATCGTGAAGCTTCTCCTCACCTCCGGAGGCGTCACGAACGACAGCATCCGCGACGCCCTGGAGGACCTGCTAGGCAAACCGATCCCCGAATCCCATGCCCTCTACATCCCCACGGCCCAGTGGGGCCACCCGATGTTGGGCCCCGCCTCAGTGCGAAGCTCCATCGCCAGCGAGCCACCGTTCCACCTGCTGACCAGCCTCGGCTGGGCGTCCCTAGGCGTCCTAGAACTCACCGCCCTACCCAGCATCGGCAAGGACCGCTGGGCGCCGTCTGCCAAGAGGCCGAGGTCCTCCTGGCAGACGGCGGCGAAACGACATACCCGTACCACTGGATGCGAGAGTCCGGCCTAGCCGATCTGCTGCCGTCACTACCCGACACAGTCTGGGTAGGCCTGAGCGCCGGCAGCATGGCGCTGACCCCACGAACCGGCCCCGACTTCGTCCACTGGCCCTCCGCCCCCGACGACCGCGCCCTCGGCCTCGTCGACTTCTCGATCTACCCCCACCTCGACCACGAACAAATGCCCAGCAACACCATGGCCGACGCAGAACGCTGGGCCGCCGACCTAGCCGCGCCCGCCTACGCCATAGACGACCAAACCGCCATCAAGGTCACCAACAGCACCGTAGAAATCATCTCCGAAGGCCACTGGAAAGCCTTCCCCGCCTAGCCCCCGACTGTCTTGCAGCTACCTGCAAAACCATTGTCCGAACCGGTCAACACCAGATCTCCTGCCAGTAGCCCCTTCACCCCAGGAGACCTCATGACCGCACTCCGCAAGACAATCACCCAACTCCTCGCCGCCGCGGCAATCCTCACCCCACTCGCCCTGTCCGTGAGCTCCATAACCCCGGCCCACACCCCACAAGCCAGCGACTGGCCAAGCGGCGGCAGCTGGTCGCAGGGCAGCTAGCCAGGCCACGAGGCCGGCCGACCATTTCCGGGCGGTCTCCGAGCCCAGCCCCGCGCGGAGATTGCCCCCTCACCTCCACGCGGGCTCGGACACCTCACACGCCGCACCCCCGACGCAGGACCAACCCGGCGCCTGTGCGGCGGCCGGCCTCCACGCAGGCGCATGCCGCCCACCTCGCAACCCGGCCGGCCAACTCAGTGGTCGAACCGCGCGACGCAGGCACGCCAACTACGAGGGCGGCCAACCGGCGCCTTGGCTGGTAAACACGCCTCCGCAAGCACCTTCAGCTGGTTGCAGAAAGCGAAGAAGAGAAATCGCAATATGGAGTTGGCGAACTACTCATAGTGATCCAAATAGGCAGCGATGCGACTGAATGTAGCTATTCTTTGGTGCCGACACCCCTGTTAAGCGATCCCCGTTGACGCGTTTAAACGTTTGTTCTTGAAAAGGTTGCGGAAAGTATTCATTGACAACGATGCACTTGCCCCCGAGGGCGAGATCTAGGGAGCAAGCGTGAGAGAATCATGAATGCATGTAGATGACTCCGGGCGGGGCGTTCCGAACCGAGCAAGAGTCAGAAGCTGACGGAGTTCATACGCGGCGCGCCCTGGTGGCATGCAGCTCGACCTCCCACCTGCAGCCATCGGGGTCTACGACCTGGTATTCACCGATGGGTTGCAGATGATTCGTTGGCAGTGCCGAGTGTTAGGAGGGCCCGAGATGCGGGCAAACGCGCCGCCGGCAAATCCGGTACTTACCCCCGTCGACTCCAAGTTTCACGGCCGAGGTAGCGGCTGGTGACCGGCGTAGACGAGCTCACTCCTTCACCCCTAACAGTCATCCCGTTATTGGGGACCAGGGAGGGAGCACAGGGCGAGCCGACTGCAGAAATCGAGGAGCACTGCGAGCCGCAAGAGGGACATGAAGTCCCTCACCTCGGCTTGTATCTTCGAGGTGATGGCAGCTGGGTGTTCGTCCTGTAGGCGCACCACGGATTCGTCATGGCTTAGGTGCTTCGACCAGGTGGTCGAAGCACCTAAGTCATTTATACGCCCAGTTGAGCGCATAAAGGAAAAAATAGTGACCCCAAGATGAATCTTGGGGTCACTAGGTTCCCAAAAGCGGGTACGCGAGAGATCTTTCAGCCGACCAGCGAAACGCTGGTTTCTTGGCCTTCTTGGGTGACGAGTTTCAAGGTTTTATTGCCGTCTACAACTTCATCCTCAATGAACTTGTAGACAGATACAGCACGCCGGACGATCTCAGTCACTGTCGTCTGGCGACGATCGGCCAGTTGCCGCAAGGCCTCTGCTGTCTCGTCGTTGATGTTGACGTTCAGCCTGGTGGTCATAAGCGACGGCTCCTACGGATTGTCGCGCTGCTGGGTCTTCCCCCGACTCAGCTGACACTGAGCCCAGCCGGCGCGGCGGGTGCAAGTGGGTAGGCGGGGAGGACGGGTCCCCTATGGCGAGCGGTCTCGCAGAAGAAGTACGCATAGACGGTCCCCAGTCGACCGTCATACGGCTTCCCCATGGCAGCGAGGCTAGCAAATTTCTATGCAAATAGTCAACATCACAGCAACATGGCGTGCGCGCTTCATGCAGATGATGTCCTCATCATACCCGCATGTGATGTTGCTGCAACGCAGACGTAGTGGTTACACTCCTGTCATTTGTAGTTGGTACTTTGCCGGGCACCCCCATCCCGAGGGTGGCCCATCAGCTGTGCGCGTCCCCCGAGGACGTTGTGCCCCTGCAGCTCAGGAGGCCCTTCGTGGACCAACCTGTCGAGGCCCGCCGTGAATGGCGGTGGGTCTTGTTCATCCGCCTGCTTCGCAAGGCGAAAAAAGTGGAGGTAACCGACGTTCGAGTGATCCCCGCGCAGGATCTCTGGCTTGGAGATCCGGTCGACGAGTCGCTAGAGACCACTACGGGAGAGCAGATCGACGTCGTTCAGGACTCCATCGACATCGTGCCGCTGAGAGGACTATCGGTCCCTCATCTCGGCCTGCACTATGAAGACCAAATCTGGACCGTGAGGGATTAAGGGCAGATGGCAGACGAACCGCACGACGAGGGGAAGTCAGAGCCCGCCGGCATGGGCCAAGCGCCCGCGGACTCCACCAACGAGTTGATCGAGGGCCACAACCCAAAACCGCGCGGAAACGAGATCGTCGAGAGCGTGCCCGTACCGAACGGGCTCCCGGAAATCCTGCGAGAACGTTCACCCAAGGACCCAGACCGCAACGTTCGGACGGGCCTCGCGTGGGCATTGACTCTCCTACTCGTCGCACTGGCGCTCGTAGCCGCTGGTGGCTGGCTCCTGGGAAGCAAGAAACTCGAGGACCTACAGGCCTACCTCTTGGTGATGTCGCCTATCGTCACGCTGACCGGCACCATTCTGGGCTTCTACTTCTCCGCCGATCGTAGCCAGCCCAAGAACTGATCACGGACTAGAGACGGGCGCCATACGAGGGGTCCCGCGTCAGCCAGCAGATCGGTCAGCGTCTGCATCCGTCAATTCCAGAACTGGCATCCCTGAGGTGCTCCTGGCACTTCCCCCAGGAGCACCGGATGGTCACAATCGCTGGGTGATCGTTCTCCGAGGGCTGCGTGCTGGTCTCCTGGCGCTGTCAGGTGCCGTTGTAACTCTCGCGCAACTGAACCTGCCTAAGGACTTCTGGGCTAAATACACCGAGGTTCAGTGGGCTAGCGTCGTGATTCTTGCCCTGCTCATCGGCCTCGACACGGTCCACGAATTCAACTACTTCATCCGAGTTCGGCAGATACAGGGGTATGAACAGGATTTGCGAGCTGTGCTGAGTGCAGCAATCAGCGGCATCGTGACCGCAACAGGAGTTCCATGGGACGGCGTAGCTGTGCGGTACTACCGACTGAGGGGACCTGCCTATCGCCGTCGTCTCGTACCAGTCACCGCAGTCATGGCTGGTGCTGATCTAGAGGAGGCCCGTCGCGAAATTCGCAAGGGGGCAGGGCTTGTGGGTGTGGCCTTCAGAGAACAGGAGATTCTGGCGGAGGAGTGGAACGAGTTTGTCAGGGTTGCCACTCTCCAAGGCCGAAAAGCTTGGGAACAGCGATCGGAAGATGCTCGCTTTGGGCTCAGCTGGGGTGAGGTGAGAAGCTCCCTGCGAGCCGACGGAATGGTGGCCAGTCCAACCTTCGCCAGCGCGAACGGAAAGCCAGACGGCTGCATATTGGTGAGCGGAATCCTTAATCTGGCCGAGCTTAAGAGCGATGAAACCCGCCGCGTCCTCGACGACCTAGCGACCGTTCTGGATCGCCTAGGACCGCCACCTCCGGGATGGTGGAGTGCATATGAACGACGCTGACAAGGGAGCCGAGAGGCAACCTGCCGCACGAGCGGGTCAAGTCTCTCCAGCCTTCATCGACTTGATCGAGCAGTATGGGGCCTCACCTCGGTTGTTGCGTAGGGTCCGCTCGGTGATGTCCGATCACCCACGGCGACTCTCACCGCCAGGTACTGGAGACAGCATGGCTCCGGAATCTGCAGAGGCCCCGGTGCCGGAGGACACTGTTCCTCGGAGGCGCGACTCAGGCGACCCGGCAGTAACCGGGTTCGCTGGACTGCTACGCGGGTTCCGGCTCAGTGCTGGCTTCTCGCAAGAGGAACTCGCTAGGCGTGCCGGTTTCAGTGTCGATGCAGTCGTCGCATTGGAACGAGGCCGACGGCGCGCACCCCGAACAGGCACCTTGTTCAAGCTCGCTGACGCGCTGCTACTAGGAAGCGAGGAACGTGTGCAGCTAATCGCCGCTGCTCGTGGCGAAACGCGAGCGAGCCGGAGGCCAAAACCACCTCCGGCGCATGGAGTTGAGGAGGGCGCACGTGGAGAGGCCGAAGCCAGAGACGTCAAGGTCAACGTTCTTGTAGCCGGGGGGATCTTGTTGGGGGCACCAGTCGATTCGCTGGATAACGAGATAGTTATGCAGGCTTCTGAGGACCGCGAGTTCCGGGAAGACGTTGTACCGGCGCCCGGTCTGTCCGTACCGGACCTCGATCTCGTATACGTGAACGGCGGTTGGATCTTCGTAGAGGCGAAGTAGCTCCGATCCCGCAGCCCGCTTGTAGCGCCGAGCAGAGGTTCGCTAGGTCCCCTACTCGACCGATGGGACGAGCATCTGGGAACCCGTTCTTTTCTCCAAGCGGTCTAGTGCTGAATTCAGCCTCTTCGCCTCGATAACCCAAGTCTGAACACCTGGCTACTACCTGTTGATCGATACACCGTCAGGCGGATCCGCCTGACCACTACCAGGGATCCCAATGCAGGACGCTTCCCTAAAGCCGAAGGCCTTAGGGGTACACGCCACGCGCACGTTTGCCGCTCGGCCAGCTCAGTGGTCGCATCGCGCGACGCAGGAGCGCAGACACGGGCGGGCGGGAGCGCCCAGAGCCCGAGCGACGCAGGAGCGAGCGCGGCGGGCGCGTGGGGCAACTCCACCCGCCGCAGCTACGTAATCCGGCCAGCCAGCTCAGTGGTCGCACCGCGCGACGTAGGAGCGCACACCACGGGCGGGTGGGAGCGTCCAGAGCTGGAGCGACGGAGGAGTGGAAGCGGCGGGCGCGTGGGGATCTCCCGCGTGGGTTACTTCTTGCTGATGAGGGAGCGGGCGAAGAATTGGAGGTTGGCGGGGCGTTCGGCCAAGCGGCGTACCAGGTAGCCGTACCAGTCTTCGCCGTAGGGGATGTAGACGCGGACGGTTTGACCGTCGCGGGCCAGGCGGAGCTGCTCTTCCGGGCGGATGCCGAAGAGCATCTGGTACTCGTACGAGCCGCGCTCGCGACCCGCGCGATCCGCAAGTGAGCCGGCGATGGCGATCAGGCGCGGGTCGTGGGAGGCGATCATCGGGTAGCCGGCGCCGTTCATCAGCACCTTCATCGCCCGGACGTACGCCTTGTCGACGGAGCGCTTGTCCTGGAAGGCGACCGACTCAGGCTCCTTGTACGCACCCTTGCAGAGCCGGACGCGGGAGCCGGCCGTAGCCAGGTCGACGCAGTCGGACTCGGTCCGGCGCAGGTAGGCCTGCAGCACCGCGCCCGTCTCGGGGAAGTCCTGACGCAGTTCGCGCAGGATGCCGAGGGTGGAGTCGGTGGTGGTGTGGTCTTCCATGTCCAGCGTCACCGTCGTACCGGCGTTGCGGGCCGCGTGGCAGATGGACCGGGCGTTCTCCAGCGCGATCTTCTCGCCATCGCCTGGCAGCGCCTGGCCGACGGCGGACAGCTTGACCGAGACCTCCGCGTTGGCGGTCAGGCCGGCGGCGGACAGCTGCTTGAGCAGGGTGAGGTAGGCGTCGGCCGTCGCGGTGGCGGCGGCGATGTCGGTGACGTCCTCGCCGAGGTGGTCGAGGGTGACGTTCAGGCCGTTGCTGACCAGCTTCTCGGTGGCCAGGACGGCCTCCGGAGCGGTCTCGCCGGCTACGAACCGTGCCACGATGCCGCTGGAGACGGGCATCGCCGAGACGGCCTTCTTGATCTGGGGGCTGCGGGACACGCCCAGCAGGACTCGCCGAAGCACTTCGCGTTCCTCCTCGTTTCCCGTCCCACCCGGCCCCATGCCGCGCGATGAATCAGGGGTGTCAGCAGGCTACGCGCCTGAACCAGGCCCTCCCTAACGGTCGCGCTCAATCCGGCCGGGAGTGTGGCCAGGACCACACCAGTACGCCGAGTGGTCCTGGCTGCGAGCCTACGGCCTGAACCACCGCAAGCACGGCCAGGAGCACGCCGACGACGCGGCGTGGTTTCGCTTGGACTGGGTCCGAGAGAGGATGCGGCCATGCCATTGTTTCGGCGGCGCAAGGCCGCGACCGGTGATCCGATCGGCGAGTTCTGGTCCTGGTGGACCGAGACCGGCGCCGACGCGGTGGCGAAAGCGGTCGCGAACCAGGATCCGAACTCGACCGCCGAGGAGCTGTCCCGCCGCGTCTCGCGGATCCACGGCAACCTCGACTGGGAGCTCGGCCCCGGCCTGCACGCCGCCCACGTCCTCGTGGTGACCGCCGCCGGCGACCCCGGTACCCGCGCCTTCGCCCGCCGCTGGCTGCGGGCGGCGCCGCCGTCGGACCAGACCTGGGAGTACGCCGACATGCGCCGCCCCGCGCCCGACGTCACCATCCGGTTCGAGGGCATGCCGCCGGTCCAGATCGACGCCGCGCTCGTCACGATCGAGGTCGACACCCGCGAGGCCGCGCTGCATGTCGGCGTCCACCACCCGACCTTCAGCGAGCTGCCCGAGGACCTGCAGAAGCGCGTGACGTTCCTCCTGCTCGACCTGGTACTCGGCGAGGAGCTCGTCGAAACCTGGGTCGGCGCGATCGAGACCGCCGTCGAGCGCCCGGCGGACGCAGTACCGATCGCAGAGTTGCTGCCTGCCGTCGCGAAGTTCGCTGCTGATCATGTCGCCGAGGACGGCGGACCGAGCTGGCGATTGATGGAGGGTACGACGGCCGCCGGGCACAGGCTGGTCGCGACGGCGATGGTTCCGCTCCGCTCGGTGCAGCTGCCGCATCTCGACACGCACGTGGCCGTATCGGTTCCGTACAAGGCGGCTCGCGAGGACGGGCTGCCGCTGGACGAGACGCTCAGCCACCTGCGCGACTTCGAGGATCACCTGACCGACCGGCTCGGCGACTCCGGCCGCCTCCTCGCCCACGAGACCGCCGCCGGCCACCGGATCCTGCACTACTACGTCGACGGTACGACGCCAGCCGCCGCCCAACTCGAAGCGGCCGTCACCGGCTGGCCCGACGGCCGGGTAGCGATCGACGTCTCCCCCGACGCCGGCTGGGAAGGCGTCCGCCACCTCAGCTGAAGGCAACCTTCGACGGCCGGCGAACAGCTAGGCCGTACGTCGTTTGAGGGTGGCGGCGCCCAGTGCGAGGGCGCCGAGGATGAAGGCGAGGACGATCAACGCGTCCACCCCCGCACCGCTGCCGAAACCGTTGCCGCTAGCAACTTCCGAGACGGCGTCGACCGCGTAGGAGAGGGGTAGTACAGAGCTCACTGCATGTAGTACGTCGGGGAGCTGGTCGCGCGGGATGAATAGGCCACAGAGCAGGATCTGCGGGATCATCACGGCCGGCATCATCTGCACCGCCTGGAACTCGGTCGCCGCGAAGGCACTGGCGAACAGGCCCAGCGCAGTACCGAGAACACCGTCGAGAACAGCCACCACACCGAGCTGCCAGGCGGCGCCGCGGATGTCCAGATCCAAGGCATACAAGGAGATCGAGACCACCACGACCGCCTGGACGACGGCGATCAGCGCGAAGGCGAGCGCATAGCCGAGCAGGAAGTCGAGCTTGCCCATCGGCATCGTGAACAGCCGGGCCAGCGTGCCGCTGGACCGTTCGCGCAGCGTCGCGACCGAGGTGACGATGAACATGATGATCGCCGGGAACACCGCGAGCAGCGGCCCGCCGACCCGGTCGAAGGTGTTCGGGCTGTCGTGGAACATCCACCACATCAGGCTGACCAGCAGGGCCGGCAGCACGATCAGCATCGCGACCGTACGGTGGTCCCGGCGCAGCTGCGCGACTACGCGGGCCGCGACGGCGAAGGTGACTCGTG
This region includes:
- a CDS encoding TetR/AcrR family transcriptional regulator; translated protein: MPRTSARGGPQTRARILSVAAGLFLERGYDQVTIAEIARESGVSSVTVFNHFPRKEDLFLDRVDDAHEFLRSAVRAPGVDVLDSLQALTSQLADDHHPLSGLNKRSLSFFRTVAGSPALIARARELAADLQQTLTEELAQTFKGDPALLAAFFMAGYTTVLLETARQRLAESPGATVEADHRTRLDHLFTALRQGVAS
- a CDS encoding Type 1 glutamine amidotransferase-like domain-containing protein, whose protein sequence is MADGGETTYPYHWMRESGLADLLPSLPDTVWVGLSAGSMALTPRTGPDFVHWPSAPDDRALGLVDFSIYPHLDHEQMPSNTMADAERWAADLAAPAYAIDDQTAIKVTNSTVEIISEGHWKAFPA
- a CDS encoding ribbon-helix-helix protein, CopG family; its protein translation is MTTRLNVNINDETAEALRQLADRRQTTVTEIVRRAVSVYKFIEDEVVDGNKTLKLVTQEGQETSVSLVG
- a CDS encoding proline dehydrogenase family protein; translation: MLRRVLLGVSRSPQIKKAVSAMPVSSGIVARFVAGETAPEAVLATEKLVSNGLNVTLDHLGEDVTDIAAATATADAYLTLLKQLSAAGLTANAEVSVKLSAVGQALPGDGEKIALENARSICHAARNAGTTVTLDMEDHTTTDSTLGILRELRQDFPETGAVLQAYLRRTESDCVDLATAGSRVRLCKGAYKEPESVAFQDKRSVDKAYVRAMKVLMNGAGYPMIASHDPRLIAIAGSLADRAGRERGSYEYQMLFGIRPEEQLRLARDGQTVRVYIPYGEDWYGYLVRRLAERPANLQFFARSLISKK
- a CDS encoding DUF695 domain-containing protein, with the protein product MPLFRRRKAATGDPIGEFWSWWTETGADAVAKAVANQDPNSTAEELSRRVSRIHGNLDWELGPGLHAAHVLVVTAAGDPGTRAFARRWLRAAPPSDQTWEYADMRRPAPDVTIRFEGMPPVQIDAALVTIEVDTREAALHVGVHHPTFSELPEDLQKRVTFLLLDLVLGEELVETWVGAIETAVERPADAVPIAELLPAVAKFAADHVAEDGGPSWRLMEGTTAAGHRLVATAMVPLRSVQLPHLDTHVAVSVPYKAAREDGLPLDETLSHLRDFEDHLTDRLGDSGRLLAHETAAGHRILHYYVDGTTPAAAQLEAAVTGWPDGRVAIDVSPDAGWEGVRHLS
- a CDS encoding ABC transporter permease, which gives rise to MTPRVTFAVAARVVAQLRRDHRTVAMLIVLPALLVSLMWWMFHDSPNTFDRVGGPLLAVFPAIIMFIVTSVATLRERSSGTLARLFTMPMGKLDFLLGYALAFALIAVVQAVVVVSISLYALDLDIRGAAWQLGVVAVLDGVLGTALGLFASAFAATEFQAVQMMPAVMIPQILLCGLFIPRDQLPDVLHAVSSVLPLSYAVDAVSEVASGNGFGSGAGVDALIVLAFILGALALGAATLKRRTA